The Lottiidibacillus patelloidae genome includes the window CCGGAACAACCAGCACCTATGATTAACACGTCGCATGAAATATTCTCGTTTAACTGCTCATAAGTAGGGGCATCTAGGTAGGTTTGTGGCCAAAAATATGTTCCACTATGGAGATCCATTATTACTTTCCTTTCGTAATCAGACATTCACTTATAGTATGCGCAGCAAATAATTAGAAATGTAACGTGTGAAATGATTACCAATTAACAAAGAAATTTGTTAAAGTAATATTGGAAGCTAAACATTTATTAAAGTGCTTACATAGATGAAATATTGACATACTAATAATATTTGAATGGAGGGAATTTTCATGGCAAAAGTATTAGATAGTTTTTTACAAGATAACTTAGAGGACTTAAAAACAAGAGGGTTATACAATGAAATTGATCCATTAGAAAGCCCAAATGGACCGACTATTAAAATTGGTGGCAAAGAGCTTATTAACTTATCTTCCAATAACTATTTAGGATTAGCAACAGATGACAGATTAAAAAAAGCAGCAATTGACGCTGTAAATACATATGGTGTTGGTGCAGGTGCTGTACGAACAATTAACGGAACAATGAAGTTACATCTAGAATTAGAAGAAACAATTGCAAGTTTTAAAAAGACAGAGGCGGCTATTGCATATCAATCTGGATTTAACTGTAACATGGCTGCTATATCAGCTGTAATGAATAAAAATGATGCCATTCTTTCAGATGAATTGAATCACGCATCAATTATTGATGGATGTCGCCTTTCTAAAGCGAAAATCATTCGAGTGAAACACTCAGATATGGATGACTTACGTGCAAAAGCAAAAGAAGCAACAGAATCTGGATTATACAATAAAGTAATGGTTATTACTGACGGTGTTTTCTCGATGGATGGTGACGTTGCTAAACTTCCGGAAATTGTAGAGATAGCTGAAGAATTTGATTTAATAACATATGTCGATGATGCTCATGGCTCTGGCGTGTTAGGTAAAGGTGCAGGAACTGTAAAGCATTTCGGTCTACAAGATAAAGTTGATTTTCAAATTGGAACTCTATCTAAAGCAATTGGTGTAATTGGTGGTTATGTCGCTGGAAAGAAACAGTTAATTGATTGGTTAAAAGTAAGTAGCCGTCCATTTTTGTTTTCAACAGCTTTAACACCTGCTGATGTAGCTGCTGCAAAAAGAGCAATAGAGATACTTGCAGAAAGCACTGAATTGCATGACAAGCTTTGGGAAAGCGGAAATTACTTGAAAAAAGGTTTAAGTGAGTTGGGCTTTGATATTGGAGAAAGTGAAACACCTATTACACCTGTTATTATTGGTGATGAAGTAAAAACACAAGCATTCAGTAAACGTTTAAATGAAGAAGGCGTATATGCAAAGTCAATTGTGTTCCCAACTGTACCAAAAGGAACTGGGCGAGTACGTAATATGCCAACAGCCGCTCATACAGAAGAAATGTTAGATAAAGCTATAGCTATTTATGAAAAAGTTGGAAAAGAAATGGGCATTATATAAAATTACATTTGCTTAGTACGGAGGATACAATATGAAAAAGATTTTAATAACCGGAGCATTAGGTCAAATTGGCTCTGAATTAACGATGAAACTAAGAAATGAATATGGCCATGAAAATGTTATTGCCACCGATATTCGCCAACCTGAAAGTGAGGTTGTAACTTCAGGGCCGTTTGAACTACTTGATGTAACTGACCATGAAAAAATGTTAGCGATAGCGAAGAAGTATAATGTCGATACGATTATGCATTTAGCTGCACTATTATCGGCAACAGCGGAGGCAAAACCACTATTAGCATGGAATTTAAACATGGGTGGCCTAGTTAATGCCCTTGAAGTAGCTCGTGAATTAAATTGTAAATTTTTCACGCCTAGTTCCATTGGAGCATTTGGTCCGAGTACGCCAAAAGATAACACGCCACAAGATACGATTCAACGTCCAACGACAATGTATGGGGTGAATAAAGTTTCTGGAGAACTATTATGTGACTATTACTATCAAAAATTTGGAGTAGATACACGTGGGTTACGTTTTCCGGGTTTAATCTCTTATGCAGCTCCTCCAGGTGGAGGTACGACGGATTATGCAGTAGATATATACTATAAAGCATTAGAAGAAGGTAAATATACTTCCTACATTAATAAAGGTACATACATGGACATGATGTATATGCCAGACGCGCTAAATGCTATTGTAGATTTAATGGAAGCAGACCCTTCAAAATTAATTCACCGTAATTCCTTTAACGTAACAGCGATGAGTTTTGAACCGGAAGAGATTGCTGCAGAAATACGTAAGCATATTCCACAGTTTGAAATTAGTTATGATGTTGACCCGGTACGACAAGGAATTGCTGATAGCTGGCCAAATGCGATTGACCCAACTTGTGCTAAAGAAGAGTGGGGCTTTAAAGCAAAGTATGATTTAGCTAGCATGACGAAAGATATGCTAAGCAAACTAAAGGCGAAATAAATAAAAGTATTTGAAAAAGCTACCCATTTTAAATTAACGGGTTCGGTTGCTGGGGAGAAAACATTAAATAACATTATATTTAGAGACATAATTCGTAGATGAATTATCGTCTCTTTTTTTATTACTATATCAATGGTTTTAAGAAATTAACATATGAATTAGCATTACTTTTGACACTAATTTTAGCAACACAACATAAATTTATGCGGTGTTGCTAAAATTAGTGCTAAAATTAGTGCTAAAACTGGTGTGAATTGGTTATACTATTAGTATGCTAATTTTCAGACTGGAGGTATATAAGGATGAAATTCATTAAACCAAAGAACGATAACGCTGAAAATGTAGATTGGCTTGTATCAGAACGTGTAAGGAATTTAGTAAAAACTTATGCAGAATACACGGAATATACCGAAAGTGAAATTGTGAATAGGTTCCTATTAAATCTTCTTGATGACAGAGACTTCATTGCTTGGATTGAAAGCAAAAGAAACAATCGAAGAATTGTAAAACAGCTTGAGATTGAAGGGTTAGTAGGTGACGAAAAGATTGGCTAAATTAAAACGTTTGGCTACAAGAGAAGATGGAAATTTAGTGGATGTCCTCTCGCCTCTTTCAATGAGTGAAATCGGTGAGAGAAACAAAGATTATAATGTTCTCACTCCAAAACAGTTTGGTACAAAATATAAAGATTTACTTTTCGCCCCAACTGAATTTACGTGGGATGGTTTCACATATCAAATTCAATACAATCATTGTGCGAATCCGTATTGTAAGTACCATAGTCAACCGCAAGTGAAGTACCCGACTAAAGGAAAACCTACCCGTTATAAACTTTCAGGCATTTCAACACACAAATCTATAAAATGCAATCCAGACCCAACAGGTACTGCTGGAGGTGTATTAGGTTGCTACACCTCCACTTTATCTAACTGGTCTGTTGCTCAAGAAATCCAACGTCTCGTTCGAATAAATTCAGTACAAGATAATGAACCTAATTATGTATTTCACAAGGCAGGGTGTATAGCTGAAGTTTCAACACCATTTACCGAGCCTGAATCGTTCTATAAACAAGGTAAAGGTAGATTAGGGACCCAAAGATTTCAATGTAAAATCTGTAAAAAGAAAACAACATTAACACCTGGTAGAGAACAATCTTCTACCTATAATCAAAAACGAAATGAAATCAACCTATCATTTGCAAAACTACTATTAAGTCGAACGCCTGTAACGAAAACTTGTGAATTTTTAGGGATTGGCAGAGGAACCTATTACGATAAATTAGAATTCCTCTATCGTAGATGCTTAGAATTTTTAGAAAGACACGAAATCAAACCCTTACAAAAATTAGAATTCAAAGAAATGTGGGTTAATACAGATAAAATGACCTACTATTTGAACAATGTACGTCAAAAAGGAATGGGCGGCAGCCGATACGATGATGTAGAAGAAAATCAGTTCCCTACTCACACTGTTGTATCTGCTGATGTGGAATCTCGGTATGTGTTTCGAGGTGACGTAGCCTATGATTGGGAAGTCGCACTTGGAGATATTGCCTTAGATACAGTCTTACAAAAAGAAGACCATTTAAATGAATTTGCTAAAAAACACGCTCATTATCCAAAGTTTAGTCATTATCCTCAGCCTCCTTCTGCTAACGATACTCAAAATAAAAGCGAGTATTATAAGGAACTTACTTTGGTGGAACGAAGAGCCAAATATACAGATGGTTTACACGTCGGTTCGACTTACACAACAATTGCACATCTATGGCTTATTAAACAACTTGTAAAGGCAAGAGAATGGCGTTTTGTGACCGATGAAGACCATTCGCTTATGACTTCTATCAATCGTGTCTTTTCGAAGGAAATACGACTATCTGACGCTCATCATTTTCTTTGTCAAACGGATAAGACCAAAACAAGAAAACAAGCTCGTGAAGAATTCGTACAAGCGAGAGTGGATTTAATAAATTGGGGAACACTGCGAGGCTATGGAACAAGGTCATTACGAAAACTAGCTTACCTTCAAATGTCGGAGTTATTTGAAACACACACTTTTCATAAAGAAGTGATAACACCATCTGGAACTCATTTGGAGTATGCTGACAACCCTATTTTACATCCGCTCGCCACTATTGATAGAGGTAAGCGTTCTGTGGATTGCACAACGAATCTATCGTCCCTAGAACCAAAGGATGTAGCTTCGTTGATGTTGAACGTAAATGATAATGCTACTAACACATTCATTCATCATATTCGAAGAAGTATATCTATCCTTGAAAGACCTCTGACAACAGCACGCGGTGATGGTAAAACTTATATCTACTCAAATTTCAACCCGAAATATGCACAAATGGCTATAACTATTCTTCGAACCTATTACAACTTTTGTAAGCCTTATAAGACGAAAGATATAACTGCAACACCCGCACAACGGTTGGGTTTAACTGATAAACAATTCTCTTTAAAAGATATAATTTACCTTAGATAAATCATCCTATTTTTAATGGGATGATATTTTTTTGAAGGAATACCTTGCATAATTAAGTAATATTATTTATAGTGAAATAGGAGGTGAGATTATGGAAGTAAATAAAGAAGTTTTAAAAGGTCATATTGATACGTTGATTTTGTCGCTTTTACATAGTCAGGATATGTATGGGTATGAATTAGCTAAATTAGTGAGAGAAAAAAGCGAAGAACAATTCGAACTAAAGGAAGGAACGCTTTATTTGTCTTTAAAGCGATTAGAAAAAAATGAATGGATTTCTTCTTATTGGGGTGATGAACAAGGACCTGGAGGAAGAAGAAAATATTATAAACTTACGCCTTTAGGTGAAGAAGGGTTTGTAGAAAAGCGTAAGGAATGGCAATTTGTTAAACAAATTATTGATAAATTTATTGAAGGGGGAGATAAAGTATGAAACAGATAGAAAAGTTTGTGGATGAGGTTTATCAAAGTGCAAGTGGAAACAAAAAAGAAATAGAAGAGTTAAAAAAAGAGATGAAAAATCATCTGTTAGAATCGGTTCACGAATTGAAATCAGAAGGAAAGAGTGAACAAGAAGCAATTGAGCTTGCAATAGAAAGATTTGGCGGAGAAAAAGAAATACGTTCTGTTGTGGGACAACTGTTTAAAGCACAAAAAGTATTTGCAAAATGGATGCTTAATTTTGCATTAGTTTTTCTTGTACTAGGTTCAGTGATATTTGCAACAATGATGTTTATCGGTGATAAAAATTATGAAAAAAGTGAAGAAGTAGCTTTCAACTTACTGGAACGTCTAGGTGAAAGCGAAGTATTGACGGCGGAAATAAAAAAAGAGATTACAACGATAGTTGAAGAAAATGAAACAATTAAACGAATTGAGGTTTTTAATCTTGATAACAACCCTGATGCTTTAAGAGGAGAACCAGATTTTATGTACCAAAAGGATATTTGGATATCAGAAGTATTTGGTAACGGTTGGGACAATAGTGGAACCGATGAAGAACACGTTTGGTTTGTTGGTATTGGTACGAAAATCCACGATAGTTTAGCATTTAATATATTTCTTGTAGGTGTTTCAATATATTGGGTTTTATTTACTCTTTGGGCGATTATCAATGCTCATCATAGAAACCGCTTGAATGCTGGATGGATTATTGCATTTGCTTTCTTCAATGTTATTGGTTATCTGGTTTATTCTTTGAGAGGGAAAAATGCAGCACTTTCTGACAAATAAGAAAGCAAAAAACGCTCAGGACTACCTGGGCGTTTTTATATGTTATTTTAGTTGTTATTTCTTTGTTAAAACATTAGTTAATTGATGTCTTATTTACAGTAATATTTTGCATTTTCTCCTCAACAACCGAACCCGTTAATTTTAAATAGGGTAGTTTTTTTTTGTAACGTATACGCGAAAATAAAAAAAGTAGAAAAATAAAGAAGTATATTAAAATACACCATTACCTTACCATAGTTTTTTGGTATAATTTAATAGAATATTAAAATTATTTAACCGTCAAGTAGTGAAGGGTGAGAAATTTGGGCAGTTTAACTAGTGTTGAGATGGCCGTTTTAATATTAGTACCATTATTAGCATTATCCATTTATTTTAATTTGGCAACATTAACAGCGGATGAAAAAGACGGAAAGAAAAAAGGGCTGATTACAATAGCTAAGGAAGCGATTGCCAAAAGCCTATCTAATAGACGACGAAGCTATAGAATTAATTTTATGGATGAAAAGCAAAGTTGTTATTTAACTGTTATTAATGTTGGAGACAAAAATGTGAATGAAAAACCTATTGAAGGTAAAGGTAGATTAGTAGATATTAGTGGCACAGGCATGAGAGTTATATTTGATCAACATTTACCTGTACGAGATAAAGTTATTGTAGCGGTGAAATTCGCACTAGAAGAGGATTTTAAATTAGAAGGGCATGTAGTTAGAAAAACAGAAACATATAAAGATTCTTTAATAACATATGGCATCGATTTTAAAAAAATATCAGTAGTTGATGAAAGTCGCCTAATAAGAATTATCATGTCTTTTAACCGTGACAAGAAGCGGTCAACTTTACCTAAACGAAAAAAACTAAATAGAACAATATAGAAAATGCCAAAATAAGCTCGCTATTAAGTGAGTTTTTTTGTTTAAAAATTCTTAAAACATTGACACTTCATAAGTGGAGTCCTTAAAATTAATTTAGACTGTATAAACAAGGAGGAAAAAATGAATAAAAATTCCTTTCAATTAACGGAAAGTTTTGCAATGGAACTTGATAAAGCAGATGTATTAAATAAATACCGAGATGAATTCTACCTGCAGCCTAACAGCATTTATATGGATGGAAATTCATTAGGATTAATATCAAAGAGAGCAGAGAAGACACTTTTAGAGTCGATAGAGGATTGGAAAACATTAGGGATAGATGGCTGGTTAGAAGGTAAGCACCCGTGGTTTTATCTATCAGAACGATTAGGTTCGTTAACTGCCCCTTTAGTTGGTGCTTTAACAGAAGAAGTAATAGTAACTGGTTCTACTACAGTGAACTTACATCAGTTGGTAGCTACGTTTTACCAACCAAAAGGAAAACGTACTAAAATCTTAGCAGATGAATTAAATTTCCCTTCTGACATCTACGCACTTCAAAGTCAGTTGAAGCTTAAAGGCTATGATCCAAATGAGCATTTGGTCCGAGTGGAAAGCCGTGATGGTAGATTAATAGAGGAAGATGATATTATTGCTGCAATGTCGGATGAAATTGCCTTAATTATATTACCAACAGTTCTTTACCGAAGCGGACAACTACTTGATATGGAAAGGTTAACAAAAGAAGCTCACGACCGTGGAATACTAATTGGCTTTGATGGATGTCACTCTGTTGGTGCAATCCCTCATGAATTAAGCAAGTGGGGCGTTGACTTTGCATATTGGTGTAATTATAAATACTTAAATAGTGGACCTGGTGGAGTTGCTAGCTTGTATGTAAATAAAAAACATTTTAATCAGGTTCCTGGACTTACTGGTTGGTTTGGATCAAGTAAAGATAAGCAGTTTGATATGGAGCATATTTTTACACCTGCAGAGCACGCGGGAGCTTTCCAAATAGGGACTCCACATGTATTTAGCACTGCACCATTGTTAGGGTCATTAGAAATTTTCACAGAAGCTACAATTGATAAGGTTCGTGAAAAATCACTCTATAGCACTGCTTATATGATGTACTTAATGGAAAGTGAGCTTGCAGGTTTAGGATTTGAAATCGGAAACCCAAGAGACGATGTTCGCCGCGGTGGTCATGTATGTTTAGAACATAAGGAAGCGGCAAGGATATGTAAGGCACTAAAAGCTAATGGTGTAATTCCAGATTTCCGTTCACCGAACATTATTCGCTTAGCACCGATTGCGTTATACAACACATACCATGATGTTTGGAAAGTAATTCAAATTTTAAAACGTATAATGAATGATAAAGAATATGAAAAATTTGAAAACAAACGTGGAGTAGTAGCCTAAGGGGGACGTTCGAATATGAGTTTAATTGATATTTCTCGCCCTTTACAAAAAGGTGTTCCGAATTGGCCAGGGGATACGGAGTTTAACTACGAAGTAAGCTGGTCAAAAGAACAAAGTGGTTCTGTAAATGTAGGGAAAATAACAATGAGTATTCATACAGGTACACATATTGATTCGCCATTTCACTTTGATAATGAAGGGAAAAAAGTGAAAGATTTAGATATTAATATTTATGTTGGTGAAGCACTAGTAGTCGATATGACTGGAAAAGATAGTATTGGCGCAGATGACCTAAAGCACATCGACTTCGAGGGTGTCGAAAGAATATTATTAAAAACGAACTCATGGAAAGATGCCACTATTTTCCCGGAAACAATTACGTATTTACGTCCAGATATTGGACAATTTCTATCGGAACAAGGTGTAAGACTAATTGGTGTGGATGTTCCATCTGTTGACCCATTAAATAGCAAAGAGCTAGAAGCACATCATGGCCTTCATAAACATGAGATTTATATATTAGAGGGAATTAACTTGGAACATATTGTACCAGGCCGCTACGAACTAATGGCCTTACCTCTAGCATTAAGTGAGGCAGATGGTAGTCCTGTGCGAGCAGTATTAAAACCAATCCTTTAGGAGGAATAAAAATGAATCAAAACAAACTATCAGATTATGAAAAGTATATTCGTACTGAAGAATTACTGAACTTACAAAAGAAACAAGAAGAACTTTGTTGTGAGGATGAGTTAACATTCCAAATGGTTCACCAAATTGCCGAATTACATTTTAAATTAATCTTACAATATTTAGACTTAGCTAAAAAGCATATGGAAAACAAAGAAATTATCGAAGCTACAGCGCAAATGAAACGTGTTAATTTACAAGTGAAACATGTCCCAGAAGTGTTCAGCATGACTAAGGTTATTAGTCCAAGAGACTACCATACGATCCGTCTTTCACTAGGGCAAGGAAGTGGGCAAGATTCGCCAGGGTTTAATGCAATTTTAAAAGAAGGACCAACACTTTATGAGCCGTTTGCAAAGTTACTTGAAAATAGAAACTTAACAGCACTTGAACTGCATAAAACATTTAGAGAGAACTTTGATTTATATGAACTCATGAAAGAGATGAACCAATTTGACGAAGCGTTCCAAAGCTTTCGTTATCATCATTTTCAAATTGTGCGTCGCATGATCGGTATAAATACAAATAGCTTAAAAGGCGTTCCTGCTCAAATGTTACAAAAAGGCATGCGCCAAGAGTTTTATCCAGAACTTTGGCAAGCGGTATGCGAACTTACTGATTGGACTGGAAGTAGTTATGACGCAAAACCATTAGAAGATTAGCAGATTTTAGACTCGCAAATTTTTTGCGGGTCTTTTTTGCGCCTTAAAACTGGTCAAGTAACGTATTCAGTATAACTGTATATGTCATAAGGTCTATTACAGTTTTGTACATCCGGCATATTTTGAGTGAACAAAAGTCCAAACATCATTAAACTCTATTGCTTTCGTTTCAATTACAGTGCTTAATGAAATGTATAAATATTCTGTATATTAAGTTGCTTTTGAAATGAAATTAGGAGGAGTTAAGATGAACAGAAAAGGAACAGGTAAGTTTTTGAAAGTGCTATCAACAGCATTTTTAACAAGTCAGCTTTTATTTGTTGGAAGTGGATCAGCTTTTACTAATCTACCAAGCTCTGATATTTCTTCTGTAGAAAGCGGAGTTATGTTGCCACCTCATGAGGATGGGCACGACCATTCCGAAACACGAATCTTTGATGTGAGAGAAAGCATGCAAGTCTTTAAACCTACTGAGGATCAAATAAATGCTGTCAGTAAACTAGGATCTAAAGTTCATATTAAGTGGAATGAAAAATTCGGAACGCCTTCAATGATTGTGAAAAATGAAGGTTATTTAACTGCTGCTACTAGTGGTGATGCAGTGACAATTGCTCGAAATTGGCTAGAGGAAAATGCAGCAATTTACGGATTAACGGCAGCAGATATTGCAAACTTTAAAGTAATTAGAGACTTTGAATTACCTGGTACTGGATTGCACCCAGTGACATTCCAGCAAACATTTAACGGAATTGAATCGGTCTACGGAGGACGGATTATCGTAGCTGTAAATAGAGACGGGAAGATACTTTCAGTTACAGGAAACCCAAGTCGTTCCGCTAAGTTAATTGGTGAATATAAGCTAACGGCAGCTGATGCGTTAATGAAAGCAGTCGCTTTGCACAAACCAATAGTTAATTTCATGCCAGAAGCATTAGAAGACGAAAATGGATGGGACGTATTTTCAGGATTAGAGGTATTCCCAACTGTCCAGCGTGTGAAAAAAGCTGCTTTTATTACGAATGACGGTGTTCGTCCAGCATTCCGTGTTTTATATGTAGAAGAGCTGGATAAAGGGTTTGAAATTGTAATTGATGCAGAAACAGGAAAGAAACTGTATCAACGTTCATTAGTTGATCATTTAACAGGGGCTGCTGAAGGATTAATTTTTGAAAACTTCCCAGGTTCAAAAGATGGTGGTGGTTATCAAACAGTTAAGTCGTTTGCAGGTGATCCTATAGCCTCTCCTTTAGGTTGGATATTCTCAAATACAGGTGCGACAAGTGTTACGACACTAGGTAACAATGCTGATACATTCGCGAACTGGAGTAACTTTTTAGCTCCTGAAGCACCTGGTGTCGTTCGTCCTTATGCAGTAAATGGTAAGTTTAAATATACATTTAAAGATGCTTGGGCAACAACAAACAATGCTAATCCAGAAGGGACAGTAGCAACGTCCTATTCAGAAGACGTGTATAGTGCTACGACAAACCTTTTCTATCATCATAATCTTTTTCATGACTATTTATACAATCTAGGTTGGACAGAGCCTGCTGGTAACATGCAAGCAACCAACATGGGTCGTGGAGGTTTAGACGGAGATCCAATTTTAGGCCTTGTTCAAGCTGGAGCTTTATCTGGAGGGGCACCGACGTATACTGGTCGAGACAATGCGTACATGTTAACACTTCCAGATGGAACAGCAGCATGGAGTGGAATGTTTTTATGGGAGCCAATTGCAGGTGCTTTTGAAGGCGCATATGCAGATGGTGATTTTGATGCAGGGATTATTTATCATGAATACTCTCATGCACTTTCTAATCGTTACGTAGCAGGTGGAGAAGCATTAGGGAGTCATCAAGCTGGCTCAATGGGAGAAGCTTGGGGAGACTTCTTCGCAATGCATTACTTAATGAAAGAAGGATTACAAAAGGAACCAGTGGTAGGTGCTTATGTAACAAATAACAACGAAAGAGGAATTCGTAATTATTCGTTATCTGAATCACCGTATAACTTCGGTGATATTGGTTATGACATTCTTGGACCACAAGTACATGCTGATGGAGAGATTTGGTCTTCAATCTTATGGCATGTTAGAACAGCGCTAATCGATGAGTATGGGAAAGCAGAAGGTGAAAAAGTAATCGAACATCTTGTCATGGATGCAATGCCAATCTCGACTCCAGATCCATCTTTTGATGAAATGCGTACTGCAATTATTGCAGCAGAATACGATCGTTATGGTGGAAAGTATAGCAACACAATTTGGAAGGCATTTGCCCAACGAGGTTTAGGAGAAGGTGCAATCTCTGATGGAAATGATACAGATGTTACTACAACATTCAAGCATCCTGATGCAACAGAAAATGGAAAGCTTGTTGGTACATTTATTAATAAAGATACAAAAGAGCCTTTAGAAGGAATTAGAGTAATTGTCGGGCAGTTTGAAGCTCGTACTAGTGAAGTTGTAAAAACAGATGAAAACGGAAACTTTGCTTTTGATATAGTAGATGGCACGTATGATATCACTGTTCAAGCACAAGGATTTGGCTCTCATACATTTAAAAATGTGATAATTACTAAAGGGAAAACAACTAAACTTAACAAACAGCTATCACCTAACTTGGCATCAATGTTTAACGGAGCAACAATTTCTCCTAACAGTACAGATGAACAAGAAAGTAATCCATTAAAGAATGCAATAGACGATACAGAAGGAAGTGTTTACGCTTCTTCCGTACAAGAAAATGGATTTATGGGAACTGAGTTTATTGTCGACTTGGCAGGTGATGAGCCAGTAACCATTTCACACATTCAAGTAAGTGCATTTAAGGACATTGCTAAATCTCGTTATGCTACTTTAAAGGATTTCGAAGTTCAAGTATCTGAAGATGGCTTGAATTGGCAAACAGTTGTGGATGATACATTTACTTACGGTTTACCAAGACCAGCTACTCCAGATTTACATTATAGAGGATTTGATATTAATCCTGTTACAGCAAAATATTTAAAATTAGTTGCTAAAAGCTCACAATATAATGGAAAAGGATATATCCAGGTTGGAGAAATTCAAGCATTTTCATCAAAGAGTAATGATGTTGAACAAATTGAAATTGCACCGCTACCAGACTTCGAATCAGGACCATTCACAATTCTAGGTGGTAATGCTGCAAATGGAATTGGTCAATTAGCTGGTGTAGATGCTACTGGTGGAGTAACAGAAAATGAGTTTATAACTACTCAAAATCCTAACCCTGTTTCACAAGGTGTGGATGGTTATGTCATTACACTCCCATCAAATGATGGAGACCGTTATAATTACGGAGGTTATAATGTAAGTGTCATTGGAGATAACTCAACGGCACTAGATTTAGATGTATACTTCTACGATAAAAACTTTAGTCTCATTGGTTCCATCGCAACTTCGGGCGCGAATGAATCTGGAGTAATCCCTGGTGGAACACGCTATATTTTTGTAGCATTATACACAGGAGCTAATGTTACAGTAAACGTAAAAGCAATAAGTCCATACTAGAAAAAAGGGATGCCAAATTAATTGGCATCCCTTTCTAGTAAAGTAAATTTTGGTATTTGCAACAGCGTATGAAAATGATTAAATTAC containing:
- the kynU gene encoding kynureninase; this translates as MNKNSFQLTESFAMELDKADVLNKYRDEFYLQPNSIYMDGNSLGLISKRAEKTLLESIEDWKTLGIDGWLEGKHPWFYLSERLGSLTAPLVGALTEEVIVTGSTTVNLHQLVATFYQPKGKRTKILADELNFPSDIYALQSQLKLKGYDPNEHLVRVESRDGRLIEEDDIIAAMSDEIALIILPTVLYRSGQLLDMERLTKEAHDRGILIGFDGCHSVGAIPHELSKWGVDFAYWCNYKYLNSGPGGVASLYVNKKHFNQVPGLTGWFGSSKDKQFDMEHIFTPAEHAGAFQIGTPHVFSTAPLLGSLEIFTEATIDKVREKSLYSTAYMMYLMESELAGLGFEIGNPRDDVRRGGHVCLEHKEAARICKALKANGVIPDFRSPNIIRLAPIALYNTYHDVWKVIQILKRIMNDKEYEKFENKRGVVA
- the kynB gene encoding arylformamidase yields the protein MSLIDISRPLQKGVPNWPGDTEFNYEVSWSKEQSGSVNVGKITMSIHTGTHIDSPFHFDNEGKKVKDLDINIYVGEALVVDMTGKDSIGADDLKHIDFEGVERILLKTNSWKDATIFPETITYLRPDIGQFLSEQGVRLIGVDVPSVDPLNSKELEAHHGLHKHEIYILEGINLEHIVPGRYELMALPLALSEADGSPVRAVLKPIL
- a CDS encoding tryptophan 2,3-dioxygenase family protein — encoded protein: MNQNKLSDYEKYIRTEELLNLQKKQEELCCEDELTFQMVHQIAELHFKLILQYLDLAKKHMENKEIIEATAQMKRVNLQVKHVPEVFSMTKVISPRDYHTIRLSLGQGSGQDSPGFNAILKEGPTLYEPFAKLLENRNLTALELHKTFRENFDLYELMKEMNQFDEAFQSFRYHHFQIVRRMIGINTNSLKGVPAQMLQKGMRQEFYPELWQAVCELTDWTGSSYDAKPLED
- a CDS encoding M36 family metallopeptidase, whose protein sequence is MNRKGTGKFLKVLSTAFLTSQLLFVGSGSAFTNLPSSDISSVESGVMLPPHEDGHDHSETRIFDVRESMQVFKPTEDQINAVSKLGSKVHIKWNEKFGTPSMIVKNEGYLTAATSGDAVTIARNWLEENAAIYGLTAADIANFKVIRDFELPGTGLHPVTFQQTFNGIESVYGGRIIVAVNRDGKILSVTGNPSRSAKLIGEYKLTAADALMKAVALHKPIVNFMPEALEDENGWDVFSGLEVFPTVQRVKKAAFITNDGVRPAFRVLYVEELDKGFEIVIDAETGKKLYQRSLVDHLTGAAEGLIFENFPGSKDGGGYQTVKSFAGDPIASPLGWIFSNTGATSVTTLGNNADTFANWSNFLAPEAPGVVRPYAVNGKFKYTFKDAWATTNNANPEGTVATSYSEDVYSATTNLFYHHNLFHDYLYNLGWTEPAGNMQATNMGRGGLDGDPILGLVQAGALSGGAPTYTGRDNAYMLTLPDGTAAWSGMFLWEPIAGAFEGAYADGDFDAGIIYHEYSHALSNRYVAGGEALGSHQAGSMGEAWGDFFAMHYLMKEGLQKEPVVGAYVTNNNERGIRNYSLSESPYNFGDIGYDILGPQVHADGEIWSSILWHVRTALIDEYGKAEGEKVIEHLVMDAMPISTPDPSFDEMRTAIIAAEYDRYGGKYSNTIWKAFAQRGLGEGAISDGNDTDVTTTFKHPDATENGKLVGTFINKDTKEPLEGIRVIVGQFEARTSEVVKTDENGNFAFDIVDGTYDITVQAQGFGSHTFKNVIITKGKTTKLNKQLSPNLASMFNGATISPNSTDEQESNPLKNAIDDTEGSVYASSVQENGFMGTEFIVDLAGDEPVTISHIQVSAFKDIAKSRYATLKDFEVQVSEDGLNWQTVVDDTFTYGLPRPATPDLHYRGFDINPVTAKYLKLVAKSSQYNGKGYIQVGEIQAFSSKSNDVEQIEIAPLPDFESGPFTILGGNAANGIGQLAGVDATGGVTENEFITTQNPNPVSQGVDGYVITLPSNDGDRYNYGGYNVSVIGDNSTALDLDVYFYDKNFSLIGSIATSGANESGVIPGGTRYIFVALYTGANVTVNVKAISPY